One region of Mus pahari chromosome 16, PAHARI_EIJ_v1.1, whole genome shotgun sequence genomic DNA includes:
- the Calml3 gene encoding calmodulin-like protein 3 produces MADQLTEEQIAEFKEAFSLFDKDGDGSITTQELGTVMRSLGQNPTEAELQGMVNEIDKDGNGTVDFPEFLTMMSRKMKDTDSEEEIREAFRVFDKDGNGFVSAAELRHVMTKLGEKLSDEEVDEMIQAADTDGDGQVNYEEFVHMLVSK; encoded by the coding sequence ATGGCCGACCAGCTGACTGAGGAGCAAATCGCCGAGTTCAAAGAGGCTTTCTCTCTGTTTGACAAGGATGGGGATGGCAGTATCACCACCCAAGAACTGGGCACTGTCATGCGGTCCCTGGGTCAGAACCCCACAGAGGCTGAGCTCCAAGGCATGGTGAATGAAATTGACAAGGATGGGAACGGCACCGTGGACTTCCCCGAGTTCCTGACAATGATGTCCAGGAAGATGAAAGACACTGACAGCGAGGAAGAGATCCGGGAGGCCTTCCGAGTGTTCGACAAGGATGGCAACGGCTTCGTCAGTGCAGCCGAGCTGAGGCACGTGATGACCAAGCTGGGGGAGAAACTGAGCGACGAGGAGGTGGACGAAATGATACAGGCGGCAGATACAGATGGTGATGGGCAAGTGAACTATGAGGAGTTTGTCCACATGCTGGTGTCCAAATGA